The DNA region ACGCGCCGGTCGTCGAGGTGTTCCGCAAGAGCTGGCGCGCGGTGCTGATCACGATCGGTTCGCGGATGGCGGAGAACGTCTCGTACTACGTGATCACCGCGTTCATCCTCGTCTATGTCACCACCGGGCTGAGCCTGCCGAAATCGGCGGGGCTCAACGCGGTGCTCATCGGCTCCGCCGTGCATTTCGTGACGATTCCCTTGTGGGGCAAGCTTTCCGACCGGATCGGCCGACGCCCGGTCTATCTGTTCGGCGCGATCGGCATGGCGGTGTGGAGTTTCGTGTTCTTCGCGATGCTCGACACGAAGAATTCCGCCATCATCATTCTCGCGGCGACCATCGGTCTGGTGCTGCACGGCGCGATGTACGGCCCGCAGGCCGCGTTCTTCTCCGAGCAGTTCCCGACACGGGTGCGCTACACGGGCCTTTCGGTCGGCGGGCAGCTGTCCTCGATCGCGGCCGGTGCGGTGGCGCCGCTCATCGCGGTGGCGCTGTTCAAGGAGTTCGGCAGCACGGTCCCGGTCTCGCTCTACGTGGTCGCGATGTGCGCGCTGACCGTGATCGCGCTGCTCGCCGCCCGTGAGACCAAGGGCGAGTCCCTGCACACCGAGGTACTCACGGAGCGCGGTCACGTGTCAGCATGACCGTTGTGGACAGTTCCCCGCAGTTGCGCCGGCTGCTCGAACTGCTCGCCTCCGGGGCGGGCAGCGAGCAGCTGGCGCACGTTCCTGTCGACCCGAAGGCCACCGAGCTGGCGCTGCGGATCCGGGACACCGTCGCCGAGCACCGGCGGCGCGAGGCGGAGCTGGCGGCGTTGTTCGACACGGCCAGCGACCTCGCGCGGCTGGACGATCCGGACGCCGTCCTCCGGTCGATCGTGCGGCGGGCGCGGGCGCTGCTCGGCGTGGACGTCTCGTATCTCAGCCTCAACGACGAGACCGAAGGCAAGACCTACGTCCGGGTCACCGACGGCTCGGTTTCCGCGTTGTTCCAGGACATCGTGCTCGGGATGGGCGAGGGGCTCGGCGGGCTGGTCGCCCAGACCGCGCGGCCGTACGCGACGGCGGATTACTTCAACGACAAGCGGTTCCGCCACACCTCGTCGATCGACACCGGGGTACTCGACGAGGGGCTGACCGCGATCCTCGGGGTGCCGCTGGCGATCGGCAGCAAGGTCATCGGGGTCCTGTTCGCCTCGGACCGGACCACACGGGAGTTCTCGCCCGACGAGGTCGCGTTGCTGTCTTCGCTGGCCGACCACGCGGCGATCGCGCTCGACAACGCGCATCTGCTCGACGAGACGCGCCGAGCGGTCGCCGAGCTGAACGCCGCCAACGCGACGATCAGCGCGCACAACGACGCGATGCGCCGGGCCGAGGACGCGCACGACCGGCTGATGGATCTCGTGCTGCGCGGCGGTGACCTGGCCGAGGTCGCCGCCGCGGTCGCGGACGTGCTCGGCGGCGCTATCGCGGTCTACGACGCGGACGGCGCCGTCCTCGCCCGGACCGACGGTGAGCTGAGTCTTTCGCGTACCGCGGTTTCCGCGTCCAGGACGAGCGGGCGTGCGGTGTCCACTGAGGACG from Amycolatopsis sp. EV170708-02-1 includes:
- a CDS encoding GAF domain-containing protein → MTVVDSSPQLRRLLELLASGAGSEQLAHVPVDPKATELALRIRDTVAEHRRREAELAALFDTASDLARLDDPDAVLRSIVRRARALLGVDVSYLSLNDETEGKTYVRVTDGSVSALFQDIVLGMGEGLGGLVAQTARPYATADYFNDKRFRHTSSIDTGVLDEGLTAILGVPLAIGSKVIGVLFASDRTTREFSPDEVALLSSLADHAAIALDNAHLLDETRRAVAELNAANATISAHNDAMRRAEDAHDRLMDLVLRGGDLAEVAAAVADVLGGAIAVYDADGAVLARTDGELSLSRTAVSASRTSGRAVSTEDGWLCAVQAGQEFLGSLVLGGGPSLGEADRRLFERAGVVTAVLLMQRRSVARAEDEVRGELLSDLLTAPGRNPAALLARGRRLGVDLSTSHAVLIAHSDDVSRRRLAAAASRHADLVGVHADEVVLLVRGADPGALARSVAAELASTMDCPVTVGAAGPAASPTELAVAHAEAARCVASLLALGRAGEGASMADLGFVGLLLGEHADLGAYVTATIGPVLDYDERRGTDLIGTLRAYFACGGNLTRAKDLLHVHVNTVVQRLDRIASLLGEQWQAPERALELQLALRLHRLTSDRNG